The Theobroma cacao cultivar B97-61/B2 chromosome 2, Criollo_cocoa_genome_V2, whole genome shotgun sequence genome includes the window TTATTTGTCTGTAAAGTATTCATTAGTATTTGTCGaatttaaatatatgaaaaattaataacaaaattaaatatttaatttgtcaTATTTAAATAGACGCGTAATATTTAAACTTCCCgcgaaatttttaaatttcatcacTTGTGAATGAAAAATTGTCTACCTCGGATGCATATATGATAGATGCATTAAAACTAGATggtgaaatgattttaaagctGATTTATTAACTCCTAACATTTGCTAGAATACAGGACACCTGAGCAACAATGGGATACCAAAGTAAACAGATTGAAAATCCAGTAGTCTAGCCGTTTAGGAACAGGCAATAAGCAATAGCATGATTCCACACGGTCACTTGGTTTTATTAACGGAGCCACCATCTACCGCGGTCACGAGAACTGAGAGAGCAAAAGTCGAAAGCAACAACTTCCCTGCCGAGTTCAGAATCCAATCGGGCTGGGGCTACAGAACCTCGGCAAAGGGGACACGTAGCGTTCCAGTATCCGACCCATGTCTCTAAGCAAAGCCTGTGAAAAACATGACTGCATCTCAACTGACCAATCTCCTCGCCTTCTTGAACCTTGAATAGGCAGACGGGGCATTCACCAGCATCGGTCGGCGCTGCTCGCTTCCACTCGTAGTCGCGTGCACTGGGCCTCCCTGCACCAATTTCTGGCATGTTTGGAGCGAAATTGTACCTTGGGAATAGGCAATAGCGAAGCATGAAATCAAGTGCCCATTCCAAACGCGTTGCGATGAGAATTACATGGCTGCATATGGTTGATTCACGAATGAAAGAGGGCAGACAGCGACGGAGATGGTAAACGAAATAGACTGGGAAGGAAAAGAGCAAGAGAATTGCGAAAGCTAGCGCGATCACCATGGTGTGAAGCTGAATATATTATGCAAGCAAATGAACGAGATGGGTGGTATTTATATAGGCCTAGGCAATTTTACATCAACGACTATTGTttcacttttttcttcttgttatATGATTTCAgggtagaaaaagaagagtaagaggtaaaaaaattcaagataatattaaaaagaaattttacagAAAATTGAATAGGTTTTGGAAAATAATCTATACCTTTGATACCATTTTAAGTATtccataaaaagaaaataatgatgaaGTAATTTATTGCAATGTAAAAGCAGCAAATCAAGCacaaaaaaaaccaaaacaatttaaagaAATCTGACGTGGACGTAACTGCTAACCAAATATTGCCTTAACCTTTAAAGAAAACTTAAGGCCAATGccataaattacaaataaaaggCTTGTCTTCTTGACACTCACTTAAAAGGCAAATACATTTATTATTTGCCAACATTCACTTTAAGATTTAGTGTTAAATTAATCTTAtctttttttgttcaattaaaatccaacttcaatttgaataaaaaggGATAATGAATAATAGAATCTAACTTGTATCGATATGcactattattttattaaggataatatatatgtacatatatttctcaattaatataataattttatggataaaatttaaactttacaAGATTACACATCTCATTATGGTATCAAAAGCGTCACCTCAATATAAGCACCAATCATATCAAAGGAAATGTGCAAGCTTAACTTCAACGGACAATACAAACAAAATCCAAATCTTCTGTTCCCATTTCCTGTCCCACTCTCTACCTCAATTCTCACAAATTGTCACGTGTCCTttttaatcattattaattaatacgtgtttggtttcttttttctctctttctttctcataaTTTTTCCCGACAGTCTACACCAAAATAACTCTAAAATTAGGGTTTCTCTGCATTAGAACCAGGGGAAGATGCAGTCCTCACTAAGCTATCTACACAGGGGGAGGGTCATATTGTTATGGGGTCACAGCCCctccaaaatttttgaaaatttttaattattatatatatatatattttaataatcttGGAGAGTAGTATTGTTATGGAGGTTGTGGCtctctaaaaattttgaaattatttatttattatatatatattttaattctcctcaaaataaattttttatttaataattaatataaataataaatattaaaataaccTTACAAACCTTAATCAACTTTACCCTAATTAAGTTTATTCACACCTCTTtctccctctcttttttttttctcttttattttttttttactctctTCTATGTAACTCACCACTGAAACAtactttattctttaaaataaatttataagcTTGTAGGCTTGAACAAGAACTATTGACCACTATTTGGCGGGTCTAGATATGATAGTTTACAATTGAATATAGGACACTTTTAAATAAGTGGATTTGGAGCTTTGGAggggaataaaataatttttagagATTTTTGATTGTCAAGAAGATTGGTGATGACCTAATGAAACTTTTATCAGAGGCTAGTGGAAGTAGAAAGCTTGAAACAAGTGGACAAACAAGTTTGCTTTGCctgacaaataaattttttcaacatcTATCATCAAGTTTAGGAATGGTAGTTGGTAATGGCAAAAAATACTATTTTGGATAGCGGAATAGATTAATGGGATGGTGCGAAAAAATAAGTTCCCTAGATATACACTTTGGCAACTAACAAAGTCAGAATGATTAAGGAGTTTGGGGAATAGGTTAACAACACTTGGCATTGGAAGATAGAGCTATGTAGAAACACTTTTGGATGTGGGGAAAATTAATGGAACAACTTGTT containing:
- the LOC18609527 gene encoding RING-H2 finger protein ATL73 produces the protein MVIALAFAILLLFSFPVYFVYHLRRCLPSFIRESTICSHVILIATRLEWALDFMLRYCLFPRYNFAPNMPEIGAGRPSARDYEWKRAAPTDAGECPVCLFKVQEGEEIGQLRCSHVFHRLCLETWVGYWNATCPLCRGSVAPARLDSELGREVVAFDFCSLSSRDRGRWWLR